One stretch of Podospora pseudoanserina strain CBS 124.78 chromosome 4, whole genome shotgun sequence DNA includes these proteins:
- a CDS encoding hypothetical protein (EggNog:ENOG503P23M), whose protein sequence is MLFILTTVLAHVAQAHVVVTYPGWRANNLVTNATFPFGMQWMYPCDTGQKGGGVSPTTNRTYWPISGGAVALQPGWFQGHETALIYINLGIGEKPENYSFPLTKFYINGPTNNPYPGTVCIPKLDVPGTVWSTRIKSGDRASVQVVEASSHGAGQFSCSDIIFTDDPALVPQVNETNCFNSTEIKVSSVYLPGTPPNESCSTPSVGESGRGNLFAGVDTPAAAETSVATGGAEGARVPVMMMNLVVVVAGARYIGGF, encoded by the exons ATGTTGTTCATTCTCACAACTGTACTGGCACATGTCGCCCAGGCGCATGTGGTTGTCACCTACCCAGGCTGGCGAGCCAACAACCTCGTCACGAATGCAACCTTTCCCTTTGGAATGCAGTGGATGTATCCTT GTGATACCGGTCAAAAAGGCGGCGGCgtctccccaaccaccaaccgcACCTACTGGCCCATCTCTGGCGGCGCCGTCGCCCTCCAGCCCGGGTGGTTCCAAGGCCACGAGACAGCCCTCATCTACATCAACCTGGGCATTGGAGAGAAGCCGGAGAATTACTCCTTCCCCCTGACCAAGTTTTACATCAACGGCCCGACGAACAACCCCTACCCGGGCACGGTCTGCATCCCGAAGCTGGACGTTCCGGGGACGGTGTGGTCGACAAGAATCAAGAGCGGTGATCGGGCGAGCGTGCAGGTTGTTGAGGCGTCGAGCCATGGGGCTGGGCAGTTTAGT TGCTCCGACATCATTTTCACCGACGACCCTGCCTTGGTTCCGCAGGTGAATGAGACCAACTGCTTCAACTCGACCGAGATCAAAGTGTCGAGTGTTTACCTGCCCGGGACGCCGCCGAATGAGAGCTGTAGCACGCCGAGCGTAGGGgagtcggggagggggaatcTGTTCGCTGGGGTGGACAcaccagctgctgctgagacGAGTGTTGCGACGGGTGGTGCAGAGGGGGCGAGAGTTCcagtcatgatgatgaacttggtggtcgtggtggctGGGGCGCGATATATTGGCGGGTTTTGA
- a CDS encoding hypothetical protein (EggNog:ENOG503PNIF) → MARTGRTSARTGLAPFLLASSAIVWISAVIVMGILAYLVSEGTRGDFVIYSLVISVLTTIFYLAAFFLAGRPGFVLLFNLIFSYLWLVVVVFTASSYTYSNSSLLHAVEAFSFIAFFFLFFNVLYDWHNGFYRGGARTTAVV, encoded by the exons ATGGCACGAACAGGCCGCACCTCCGCCCGCACGGGGCTGGCCCCCTTCCTTTTGGCCTCCTCTGCCATCGTCTGGATCTCGGCCGTCATTGTCATGGGCATTCTTGCCTACCTCGTCTCTGAGGGCACCCGCGGCGACTTTGTCATCTACTCTCTGGTTATT TCtgtcctcaccaccatcttctaCCTCGCCGCCTTTTTCCTCGCTGGTCGCCCTGGTTTCGTCTTGCTGTTCAACCTCATCTTTTCCTATCTATGGCtcgtggtcgtggtgttCACAGCCAGCAGCTACACCTACAGCAACAGCTCCCTTCTCCATGCGGTCGAGGCCTTTAGCTtcatcgccttcttcttcctgttcTTCAACGTCCTTTACGACTGGCACAACGGCTTCTACCGCGGTGGTGCTCGCACCACTGCCGTTGTCTAA
- a CDS encoding hypothetical protein (COG:S; EggNog:ENOG503PEV2) has product MFSFAIHVCSVLLAPFGLVCGLLKILEDPEAAGPPSGYSIVPIELDVPIDLNTPGSATVHLSGTIQDVVARHCGWCLGNLQPMPMARYRHVW; this is encoded by the exons ATGTTCTCCTTCGCCATTCACGTCTGCAGCGTCTTGCTCGCACCTTTCGGG TTGGTCTGTGGTCTCCTCAAGATCCTGGAGGACCCTGAAGCTGCCGGTCCACCCAGCGGCTACAGCATCGTTCCCATCGAGTTGGACGTGCCCATcgacctcaacacccccgGCAGTGCCACTGTTCACCTGAGCGGTACCATCCAGGACGTCGTGGCCCGG CATTGCGGCTGGTGCCTTGGAAATCTACAACCAATGCCGATGGCCAGGTATCGACATGTGTGGTGA
- a CDS encoding hypothetical protein (COG:C; COG:H; EggNog:ENOG503NXHH): MGDRISPDQVGEEGNMLTTDLLIIGAGPAGASLACFLASHGKKGLLLASAPGTSPTPRAHITNLAGLETLRDIGLEEQCLSLATPSTNMKHTRWCRSLAGEEYARVYSWGHDPIYKGAYEAASPCKHVDLPQTLLEPVLVRKATEGGWGVRFSTRLLKVKQLDEGVEVEVRDEILKRGYKIRCRYLFGCDGARSQVVREVGLPLIKKPGQGLALNVLVRADLTHLMEPHRVGNLHWVFKPEEGIDGREAPAWGWAAIVRMVKPWTEWMFIFLAKPGMDLKGEEMEATEEEYLARVKEVIGDESVEAELVHASKWWINEVVAERYQEGYVFCLGDAVHRHPPFNGLGSNTCLQDAFNLAWKVSYVLDGRASPGLLDSYSLERQPVGVDIITRANDGLRDHIPWQQTLGMLSPDPAERAKILAEFESATPEGRKRRREFRKGIERTTTEFHGLGIEMNQNYSHSPAVYLDDETGPGPAVPEDKVRTHVVTTYPGRRLPHVWVNTRIPAKNMKSTIDLAGHGKFCLLTGFGGGRWKEAAKSVGEKLGLQINSYSIGWHQDYEDVYFDWAKKREVEEDGCVLVRPDRFVAWRAKEMVEDAEGKLEEVLRRILGRPREA, from the exons ATGGGCGACCGCATCAGCCCCGATCAagtcggggaggagggcaacatgctcaccaccgacctcctcatcatcggcgccgGGCCCGCAGGCGCCTCCCTAGCATGCTTCCTCGCCTCGCACGGGAAAAAGGGCCTCCTGCTTGCGTCAGCACCGGGAACCTCGCCCACCCCTCGCGCgcacatcaccaaccttgcTGGTCTCGAAACACTTCGAGACATTGGCCTCGAGGAACAGTGTCTCTCCCTTGCGACCCCCTCGACAAACATGAAGCACACCCGTTGGTGTCGGTctttggcgggggaggagtacGCGAGGGTGTACTCCTGGGGCCACGACCCGATCTACAAGGGCGCGTACGAGGCTGCTTCGCCGTGCAAACACGTTGATCTGCCGCAGACGCTGCTCGAGCCGGTGCTTGTGCGGAAAGCAAccgagggggggtggggggtgaggttCAGCACGCGGTTGCTAAAGGTGAAGCAGTTAGacgagggggtggaggtggaggtgcgGGATGAGATATTGAAGCGGGGTTATAAGATCAGGTGTAGGTATTTGTTTGGCTGTGACGGGGCGAGGAGTCaggttgtgagggaggtgggattGCCGTTGATCAAGAAGCCCGGGCAGGGGCTGGCACTGAATGTGCTGGTGAGGGCGGATTTGACGCATTTGATGGAGCCGCATAGGGTGGGGAACTTGCATTGGGTGTTTAaaccggaggaggggatcgATGGCAGAGAGGCGCCGGCGTGGGGGTGGGCGGCGATtgtgaggatggtgaagcCTTGGACCGAGTGGATGTTTATCTTTTTGGCGAAGCCGGGGATGGatttgaagggggaggagatggaggccaccgaggaggagtatttggcgagggtgaaggaggtgatcGGGGATGAGAGCGTTGAGGCGGAGTTGGTGCACGCGAGCAAGTGGTGGATCaatgaggtggtggcggagaggTATCAGGAGGGATATGT GTTCTGCCTGGGTGATGCagtccaccgccaccccccgTTCAACGGTCTAGGCTCCAACACCTGTCTCCAAGACGCCTTCAACCTCGCCTGGAAGGTCTCCTACGTGCTCGACGGCAGGGCCAGTCCCGGCCTGCTGGACTCCTACTCGCTTGAGAGACAGCCTGTGGGAGTAGACATCATCACCCGAGCCAACGACGGACTGAGAGACCACATCCCCTGGCAGCAAACCCTCGGGATGCTCTCCCCCGACCCAGCTGAGCGCGCCAAGATCCTCGCCGAATTCGAATCCGCGACACCAGAAGGAAGGAAGCGAAGACGGGAATTCCGAAAGGGAATTGAGAGAACAACGACCGAGTTTCACGGACTGGGCATAGAGATGAACCAGAACTATTCTCACTCACCAGCAGTCTACCTTGACGATGAGACAGGGCCGGGGCCTGCGGTGCCAGAAGATAAAGTCAGGACACATGTTGTGACGACATACCCGGGGAGGAGACTGCCCCATGTGTGGGTTAACACTCGGATACCAGCGAAGAATATGAAGAGCACGATTGATCTGGCTGGGCATGGGAAGTTTTGCTTGCTgactgggtttgggggaggcaGATGGAAGGAGGCGGCAAAGTCAGTGGGTGAGAAGTTGGGACTGCAGATCAACAGCTACAGTATCGGCTGGCATCAGGACTATGAAGATGTCTACTTTGACTGGgcaaagaagagggaggtggaggaggatgggtgTGTGCTGGTGAGACCTGATCGGTTTGTTGCTTGGCGGGCaaaggagatggtggaggatgccgaggggaagttggaggaggttttgagAAGGATACTGGGGAGACCTAGGGAGGCGTGA
- a CDS encoding hypothetical protein (EggNog:ENOG503PF52) produces MDSQATNIFRKFGTKKKRDSMPLPTKRIILPKRTETRETAHTVAKADPGPLLPASTSLDLDRALPPLHDPPSSQPQPQPQPPTAEITLSEPWVSSHHHHHRRAHSTSTRNGTPTPSPWEEAEMNRLKASHEEQIRDLKMKLGMELEDTRRDMARRTHQLVELTRLHDRDKEAVERVKELEKEGEKVREELNNLKNNAKQNFQIAEEWKKAHDDLTREKERLAEELKEGRGQLESSEKQVAKLEGERGKLTRLLQDAEVDFQRMVEEREVKFAKEREVHRSETDSQLRTLLDKMEDGKRRLKAEYEVEKSAMTQQVHGLKAEQKHQARRYEEQIQRLKDESTMRLQELRHHYQIELESQAAKYKTEISHRIEESDAKMAVYMMNRDEQAAREREQYERQIADLKQVLMERPGDFDLRLVSDRSLKEEYRALKRSVDTITFNLGPMTIDRSIDAASFLEREGKGQERLFVKALIWAMILDGFFSVPYGFGALGPGGNGGPLFELYRSWKGIVEGDGSKDENGPLGQNEFGPLYRDRYANSWRSATFQSILYAAAAKDADGNSLATGVSKTVQVNRQRVQDNMLAMLKSVCCGDVSKEIQEELTVAVGRASELAIVFGAHRANVCFSTPKRGDAVELGREFVDCQDSDGSKGVTVTVELPVLPALFIIGDGKNDLTSVLCVEQGEVLPVAGS; encoded by the coding sequence ATGGACTCCCAAGCCACAAACATCTTTCGCAAATTcggcaccaagaagaagcgcgaCTCGATGCCTCTTCCAACGAAACGGATAATCCTACCCAAACGCACGGAAACTCGCGAAACGGCACATACCGTCGCAAAAGCCGACCCAGGACCACTACTCCCAGCCAGTACATCTCTCGACCTCGACCGtgccctcccaccactccacgacccccccagctcccaaccccaaccccaacctcaacccccaacagcagAAATCACCCTTTCCGAGCCTTGGGtctcctcccatcaccaccaccaccgccgggcACACTCAACCTCGACCCGCAACggcacccccaccccctcgccatGGGAAGAAGCAGAGATGAACCGCCTGAAAGCCAGCCATGAAGAACAAATCCGGGACCTGAAGATGAAGCTGGggatggagctggaggacaCGCGCCGCGACATGGCCAGACGAACGCACCAGCTGGTTGAACTCACCCGTCTGCACGACCGTGACAAGGAGGCGGTCGAGCgggtcaaggagctggagaaggagggggagaaggtgagggaggagttgaacAATCTCAAGAACAACGCCAAGCAGAACTTTCAGATTGCCGAggagtggaagaaggcgcaTGATGACttgacgagggagaaggagaggctggcggaggagttgaaagaggggagggggcagtTGGAGAGTTCTGAGAAACAGGTTGCcaagctggagggggagagggggaagttGACGAGGCTGCTGCAGGACGCGGAGGTGGATTTTcagaggatggtggaggagagggaggtcaAGTTTGcaaaggagagggaggttcACCGGAGTGAGACGGATTCCCAGTTGCGGACGTTGCTTGACAAGATGGaagatgggaagaggagacTCAAGGCCGAGTATGAGGTGGAGAAATCAGCGATGACGCAGCAGGTGCACGGGTTGAAGGCTGAGCAGAAACACCAGGCGAGAAGGTACGAGGAGCAGATACAAAGACTGAAAGACGAAAGCACCATGAGGCTTCAGGAGCTGCGTCACCACTACCAGATCGAGTTGGAGAGTCAGGCGGCAAAATACAAGACCGAGATCAGCCACCGCATCGAAGAGTCCGACGCCAAGATGGCAGTTTACATGATGAACCGTGACGAACAGGCGGCTCGGGAAAGGGAACAGTACGAAAGACAAATTGCCGACCTCAAGCAGGTCCTGATGGAAAGACCGGGCGACTTTGACCTGCGACTTGTGTCTGACAGGAGTCTCAAGGAGGAATACCGGGCACTAAAGCGATCTGTCGACACAATCACGTTCAATCTCGGCCCCATGACAATCGACAGGAGCATCGATGCGGCCAGCTTCCTGGAgcgagagggaaaaggccAGGAGAGGCTTTTTGTAAAGGCTCTCATCTGGGCCATGATCCTGGATGGCTTCTTCTCGGTGCCGTACGGGTTTGGAGCACTGGGGCCTGGGGGCAATGGGGGGCCATTGTTTGAACTGTACCGGAGCTGGAAGGGAATCGTCGAGGGTGATGGGTCAAAGGACGAGAATGGTCCTCTGGGACAGAATGAGTTTGGGCCTTTGTACCGGGATCGATATGCGAATTCGTGGCGCTCGGCGACTTTTCAGTCTATCCTGTATGCTGCTGCAGCAAAGGATGCGGATGGCAACAGTCTGGCCACTGGGGTCAGCAAGACTGTCCAGGTCAATCGTCAACGAGTCCAGGATAACATGCTGGCGATGCTGAAGAGCGTTTGCTGTGGCGATGTCAGCAAAGAGATACAAGAGGAGCTGACGGTGGCCGTGGGGAGGGCGAGTGAGCTGGCCATTGTGTTCGGAGCACATCGAGCAAATGTTTGTTTTAGCACCCCCAAACGAGGCGATGCAGTTGAACTCGGACGGGAGTTCGTCGACTGCCAAGACAGCGATGGCAGCAAAGGGGTTACCGTGACGGTTGAGCTGCCGGTGCTACCGGCTCTGTTCATCATCGGCGATGGGAAGAATGATCTGACAAGTGTTTTGTGCGTGGAGCAAGGGGAGGTATTACCGGTAGCCGGCTCATGA
- a CDS encoding hypothetical protein (EggNog:ENOG503NV98; COG:Q) — MSPISSALHAALASLHLLPILSLSSLALLILWHYLSYRPLSHIPGPFLAKFTNLYKIYAWSTARQAHVYGALPAKFSSSLIRIAPQELLSSDPDFIRQMNSARTEYARSSWYTPLRLDPWGENLFVCTSNTAHTALRAKLANGYNAKEVPSLESDIEHIISKLVSYIRKRCISEPRGPTRKVDFARISQFFTLDVITRVAYGKEFGYLDRNEDMFDWIRTINDQAAWLGIMSDWPVVGKILTNKHVLAVVGPEKKKKSGGGVGGIMKMAEEIVAERFAPGAEKDRKDMLGVFVRHGVTQRECEVEVPFQIVAGSDTTAVAVRGVVLYLAACRRVYLRLQKEIDDGVREGRISSPVKNEEGKRLELLQAVIYETLRMQPPIMALLLKQVPPQGDYINGQFIPGGTRVGQNAWAIMQDKALFGEDADVFRPERWLEVDPVTKRKMVDTVEMIFGYGRWVCLGKPMAFMELNKLLRRFDFEMADPKGRMREKEYGLLIQSGQWMRITERFPEYREE; from the exons ATGTCCCCCATATCCTCAGCCCTCCACGCGGCTCTTGCCAGccttcaccttctccccatcctctccctctcctccctcgccctcctcatcctctggCACTACCTCTCCTACCGCCCCCTCTCGCACATCCCCGgccccttcctcgccaaaTTCACCAACCTTTACAAAATCTACGCCTGGTCCACAGCCCGTCAAGCCCATGTCTACGGcgccctccccgccaagttctcctcctccctcatccgcATCGCCCCCCAAGaactcctctcctccgacCCGGACTTCATCCGCCAGATGAACTCGGCCCGCACGGAATATGCCCGCTCAAGCTGGtacacccccctccgcctcgaCCCCTGGGGCGAGAACCTCTTTGTCTGCACCTCCAACACGGCGCACACCGCCCTTCGGGCCAAGCTCGCAAACGGGTACAACGCGAAGGAGGTCCCATCGTTGGAGAGCGACATCGAGCACATCATTAGCAAACTTGTGTCCTATATCAGGAAGCGATGCATTTCCGAGCCACGCGGCCCGACGAGGAAGGTGGACTTTGCGAGAATCTCCCAGTTCTTCACGCTCGATGTTATCACCAGAGTCGCTTATGGGAAGGAGTTTGGGTATCTAGACCGGAACGAGGACATGTTTGACTGGATCAGAACGATCAACGACCAGGCGGCGTGGTTGGGCATCATGAGTGATTGGCCTGTTGTGGGCAAGATCTTGACGAACAAGCACGTCCTCGCGGTTGTTGggccggagaagaagaagaagtctggcgggggggtgggagggattATGAAGATGGCTGAGGAGATCGTCGCCGAGAGGTTCGCCCCTGGGGCGGAGAAGGATAGGAAGGACATGCTCGGGGTCTTTGTCCGGCATGGGGTTACGCAGCGGGAGTgcgaggtggaggtgccgtTTCAGATTGTGGCGGGGAGTGACACTACGGCTGTGGCGGTGAGGGGGGTCGTGCTCTATTTGGCGGCGTGTAGGAGGGTGTATTTGAGATTGCAGAAAGAAATTGACGacggggtgagggaggggaggatttCGAGTCCGGTGAAgaatgaggaggggaagaggttggagttgTTGCAG GCTGTGATTTATGAGACTCTTCGCATGCAGCCTCCTATTATGGCCCTACTGCTCAAGCAAGTACCGCCTCAGGGGGATTACATCAACGGCCAGTTTATCCCCGGTGGCACGAGGGTCGGGCAGAACGCCTGGGCGATCATGCAAGACAAAGCCCTCTTTGGCGAAGATGCCGATGTGTTTCGACCTGAGAGGTGGCTCGAGGTTGACCCCGTGaccaagaggaagatggtcGACACGGTCGAGATGATTTTTGGGTATGGGAGATGGGTCTGCCTCGGCAAGCCGATGGCTTTTATGGAGTTGAACAAG CTACTCCGCCGCTTTGACTTTGAGATGGCAGACCCCAAAGgcaggatgagggagaaggagtaCGGTCTGTTGATTCAGAGTGGACAGTGGATGAGGATTACCGAGAGATTCCCAGAATACAGGGAGGAGTGA
- the GH6D gene encoding putative exoglucanase gh6d (CAZy:GH6; COG:G; EggNog:ENOG503NYTF): MRAVYAILAGLLATGSASPLEARQSGNPFVGRSLFVNPKYSESLERTRQAFLSRGDQTNAAKVQYVQNKVGTFVWISNIFLLRDIDDAIRNARAAQSRGEKPIVGLVLYNLPDRDCSAGHSSGELSLDQNGLNRYRTEYVQPFAQKLKAASDLQFAVILEPDAIGNMVTGTTAFCRNARGPQQDGIAYAIQQLQASNIHLYLDVANGGWLGWADNLKPTAAEVATILQKAGSNARIRGYSSNVSNYNPYSTNNPPPYTAGSPSADESRYATSLGNALRERGLPTNFIIDQGRVALDGARKEWGEWCNVSPAGFGQPFTTNTNNPNVDAILWVKPGGESDGTCGMSGAPQAGAWFDAYAQMLTTNAHPEIRADGGGGGSPAPGPSSTAVAPSPSATPGGNCAARWAQCGGQGWTGPTCCAQGTCQASNQWYSQCL, from the exons ATGCGCGCCGTCTACGCCATTCTCGCTGGCTTGCTTGCCACCGGCAGTGCCTCTCCCCTTGAGGCACGCCAGTCCGGCAACCCCTTTGTTGGCCGCAGCCTGTTCGTCAACCCCAAGTACAGCGAGTCGCTCGAGAGGACTCGCCAGGCCTTCCTGTCCCGCGGAGACCAGACCAACGCGGCCAAGGTGCAGTACGTCCAGAACAAGGTCGGCACCTTTGTCTGGATCTccaacatcttcctccttcGCGACATCGATGACGCCATCCGCAATGCCCGCGCTGCTCAGTCTAGGGGCGAGAAGCCCATCGTCGGTCTTGTGCTGtacaacctccccgaccGCGACTGCAGCGCCGGTCATTCTTCAGGAGAGCTGAGTCTGGACCAAAACGGTCTGAACCGTTACCGCACCGAGTATGTCCAGCCTTTTGCtcagaagctcaaggccgCATCGGATCTTCAGTTTGCTGTTATTCTTGAGCCTGATGCCATCGGCAACATGGTGACCGGTACCACTGCCTTCTGCCGCAACGCCCGCGGGCCTCAGCAGGACGGCATTGCCTATGCCATTCAGCAGCTCCAGGCCAGCAACATCCACCTCTACCTTGACGTCGCCAACGGCGGCTGGCTCGGCTGGGCGGACAACCTCAAGCCTA CCGCCGCCGAAGTAGCCACCATCCTCCAAAAGGCCGGCAGCAACGCCCGCATCCGCGGCTACTCCAGCAACGTCTCCAACTACAATCCCTactccaccaacaacccacccccataCACGGCCGGCAGCCCCTCGGCCGACGAGTCCCGCTacgccacctccctcggcaACGCCCTCCGCGAGCGCggcctccccaccaacttCATCATCGACCAAGGCCGCGTCGCCCTCGACGGTGCCCGCAAGGAATGGGGCGAGTGGTGCAACGTCTCCCCCGCCGGCTTCGGTCAACCCTTCAcgaccaacaccaacaaccccaacgtcGACGCCATCCTCTGGGTCAAGCCCGGTGGCGAGTCGGACGGGACGTGTGGCATGTCGGGGGCTCCGCAGGCGGGCGCGTGGTTTGATGCCTATGCGCAGATGTTGACCACGAATGCGCACCCCGAGATTcgtgctgatggtggtggtggtggtagccCTGCTCCCGGGCCTAGCTCGACGGCCGTGGCGCCTTCGCCAAGTGCTACTCCGGGTGGAAACTGTGCTGCTAGGTGGGCTCAATGTGGCGGGCAGGGATGGACGGGGCCGACGTGCTGTGCCCAGGGGACGTGCCAGGCTAGTAACCAGTGGTATTCGCAGTGCTTGTAG
- a CDS encoding hypothetical protein (COG:S; EggNog:ENOG503P2KE) yields the protein MASSRYSLDSRTTFAGSPISPSTTHAIPKLHGEGLGLLHNWEKSPRSRTIIRSWRDDTTQEGQTPARRSRVLIITLYLLAFFTVLICSCATWGIVAYSTLQTSSQCNSHVTSGKEDTLHLASDISGLVPEFSLRPQTFHPDPEAPTNSTTPPPAWTSSFPLGNGFITTPPNFTPSGNSHLPPPMEFHNQQVYSVAVFHQLHCLQMIMTRYNSLVAGNVKYKRMQGHDDDQSHINHCFGYLRQSLMCCGDTALEGQNPETEGQKVETDGMGVVHMCKDFQVVVEWVEGRRVSDERGV from the exons ATGGCATCATCACGATACAGCCTCGACAGCAGAACAACCTTCGCTGGGTCCCCGATCAgcccttcaacaacacatgCCATTCCCAAGCTGCATGGTGAAGGACTGGGTCTGTTACACAACTGGGAAAAGTCTCCTCGCAGTCGCACCATAATTCGGAGTTGGCGAGATGACACGACTCAAGAAGGCCAAACACCAGCCAGGAGATCACGGGTCCTTATAATCACGTTGTACCttctcgccttcttcaccgtccTAATCTGCAGCTGCGCGACATGGGGCATCGTCGCCTATTCCACATTACAAACATCTTCTCAGTGCAACTCTCACGTCACGAGCGGGAAAGAGGacaccctccacctcgccTCAGACATCAGCGGCCTTGTGCCAGAAT tctCCCTCCGCCCCCAAACCTTCCACCCTGACCCCGAGGCCccaaccaacagcaccaccccccctcccgcctggacctcctccttccccctcggCAACggcttcatcaccaccccacccaacttcaccccctccggcaattcccacctccctcccccgatGGAGTTCCATAACCAGCAAGTCTACTCGGTGGCTGTCTTCCACCAGCTTCACTGCCTGCAGATGATCATGACGAGGTACAACTCGCTTGTTGCGGGTAATGTTAAGTATAAAAGAATGCAAgggcatgatgatgaccagAGCCACATCAACCACTGCTTTGGCTACCTGAGACAGAGCCTCATGTGTTGCGGTGATACCGCGCTTGAGGGGCAGAATCCGGAGACGGAGGGGCAAAAGGTCGAGAccgatgggatgggggtggtgcaCATGTGCAAGGACTTTCAGGTGGTTGTGGaatgggtggaggggaggagggttagtGACGAGAGGGGGGTTTAG
- a CDS encoding hypothetical protein (EggNog:ENOG503PI65), translating to MHNPKYPSFTSDIVSAITHAPDSEALLQAMLTGGEWNRNQVRTQSWYDNHVLKDSKDFVSQYLEAWEKAAEEVTKSGAAPRGMGTGMAVAVAGVAAGVIAAVL from the exons ATGCACAACCCCAAATACCCTTCCTTCACTTCGGATATCGTTTCGGCAATCACCCATGCCCCCGATTCCGAGGCTTTGCTGCAGGCTATGTTGACTGGTGGGGAGTGGAACAGGAACCAGGTGAGGACTCAGTCGTG GTACGACAATCATGTGCTGAAGGACTCAAAGGACTTTGTCTCGCAGTACCTCGAGGCCTGGGAGaaggccgccgaggaagTGACTAAGAGCGGCGCTGCCCCTCGGGGCATGGGCACGGGTATGGCCGTGGCTGTGGCAGGTGTAGCTGCTGGTGTCATCGCCGCTGTGTTGTAA